Within Alcaligenes sp. SDU_A2, the genomic segment TGTGTGCTGCACATTTGACCACACCAGATGATGAAATCCCTGGCGACCCGGTATTATAGAGAAGCCTGCCGTTTAGCGGCACTGCTAAAACATCAAACCGTTACGATCTTCTGCACCGAATCATCTCATGTCAGTTCCATTTCCTTCTACCGCAGACCAACGCCTGCAGCAAGCCATCGCCTGGTTAACCCCTCTGAAAGACCGTCACGGCCTGCAACTGGACACCTTGCAGCCGGCCTCCAGCGACGCCAGCTTCCGGCGCTACTTCCGCCTGCAGGCCGCAGATCGCAGCCTGATCCTGATGGATGCCCCGCCCGCCACCGAAGACTGCGGCCCCTTTCTACACGTTACACAATTGCTGGCACCCACCGGCATCCATGTGCCCGACATTATCGCCGTCGACCGTGAACACGGTTTCATGCTGCTCAGCGATCTAGGCCAGGACAATTTCTACCATGCCCTGCAAGCGCCCATGGAACAACAGGCTCTGGACCAACTGTATCGCAACACCTTGCTGACGCTGGTCAAAATGCAGCAAGCGGACATCACCGGCCTGCCGCCTTATGACGAAGCGCGCCTGCTCGAAGAACTGCAGGTCTTTCCTGAATGGTATGTGCAACGCTATCGTCAGATCGAATTGAGCGACAAAGAAAAAACCATGCTCACCGTCACCTTCAACGAGCTGGCCAAAGCCAATGTCCAGTCGGCCACCGTGCTGGTGCATCGCGACTTTCACAGCCCCAACCTGATGATGCCCTTGCCCGGCCAGTCCGAGCCGGGTGTCATCGACTACCAGGACGCCCTGGCCGGCCCTATCACCTACGACATTGCTTCCCTGGTCATGGACGCACGCCATACCTGGCCCGAAGAACAGCAACTGGACTGGGCCATACGCTACTGGCAGGCAGCGGTTGAAGCCGGGCTGGATGTGCCCGCCGATTTCGCCGTCTTTCACCAACAATACGAATGGATGAGCCTGCAACGCAATCTGCGCATTCTGGGCGTTTTCGCGCGCCTGTCGCTGCGCGACGGCAAGCACCACTATCTGGATCACATGCCGCGCTTGCTCCAGTATGTCCATCAAGTGGCCAGTCGCTATCAGACATTCAGCGGCCTGCTGCGCCTGCTGAACCGTCTGGAAGGACGCCAGACCATACTGGGAATGACTGTCTGATGCGGGCCATGATTCTGGCGGCCGGTCGGGGCGAACGCATGCGCCCCCTGACCGACACCTGCCCCAAACCCCTGATTCCGGCCGGCGGCCAACCTCTGATCGTCTGGCATCTGCAGGCACTGGCTCGGGCCGGCATACACGAGGTCATCATTAACCATGCCTGGCTGGGCACGCAAATCGAATCCGCCTTGGGCAACGGTAGCCAATGGGGCCTGCGTCTGAGCTACTCGCCGGAGAACGTCGCATTGGAGACAGCCGGCGGCATCGCTCAGGCACTGGACTTCTTTCAAGACCAGCCTTTTCTGGTCTTGAACGGCGATGTCTGGAGCGACTGGGACCCCGCCCAGGCCCACGCCATGGCCGAACGCCTACGTCAGGGGCCCGAGCAGGCCTGGCTGGTCCTGACCCCCAACCCTCCCCACCACCCCGAAGGCGATTTTGGCATGCAGGCCGGACAAACCTTGCTGTGCCCCAAGGACGCCCCCGGTGCACGCAGCGCCACCCTTAGCGGCCTGGGCGTATACAAACCCGAACTGTTTGCACAGGTCCCCAAAGGTCAGGCAGCCAAGTCCGCCCCCCTGCTGCATGCTGCCATTGCGCGCGGGCTTGTCCTGGGCAGCCTGCATCAGGGCTTCTGGATGGATGTCGGCACCCCCGAACGCCTGCAGGTTCTGAATCAACACTTGGAATCGCTGCCGGGCTCACGGTAAACTGAACTTCCGGGTCAGCGCAGCAATCGTTTCCAGGCACAACAAAGAGCAACAAAGCCGGCCGCTCCTGCCCTTGTGCCACGAATCAAGACTATGCTGTCTGGTTTTGTAAACAGGACTTTCCATCGCGCAAGTCCGTCTGTCTGACAGGAACAATTGTCCTCATGCTTGGTTCCTCCAAACGCGCCGTCTTCAAACCCACCGCCTACGGCTCCAGCCGGCGCAAGCGCCGCGTACCACGCTGGCTTGTACTGCTGCTGACTGGTATCGCCCTAGGAGCGGGCGGTCTGCTTTTTCTGCAGAAAAGCTATGGCCCGCCGCGACTGACTGTCGAGCAGTCCGAGCAGTTGCACTACGACCTGAACAGTGCCAATGTCGACAAACAGCGCCTGCAAGGCCAGCTTAACCAGGTCACCCGTGATCTGGAGGACACACGCCAGAAAGAAGGTTCACTGGATAGCCGCGTAGCAACGCTGCAAACCCAGGTAGACAAACTGGAAAAAGACATTGCCCTGTTCGCCGATGCCATGCCCCCCGATCCGCGCGGCACCTCGCCCGGCATCCGCTCCGCCGAATTTACCGTCAGCGACGGCCAACTGCGCCATTTTGTGCTGATCATGCAGGACAAGGGCAAGGACACGACATTCAAAGGCACCATGGAAATGGTGGCCGCCGGGCGCTACAGCAATGGTCGCAGCGGCAGCATCGACCTGCCCTCCACAACATTCGACGTAGAACGCTACGCGTATATTAACGGGCAGTCCGAACTGCCCGCCGGTTTTACCCCGCGCCAGATCACCATACGCATCAAAGCCGAAGGTTCGGAGCGCGTCAGCGCCACCCGCACTATTTTCGTCTCGCGCTGAAACCGCCTTCCAGCCAGGAACACTAGCCTGCGGGCTCAATGCCAGTCAGCTCAATGCTGACTGGCATTTTTTTGCTTCTTCGAAGCATTCCGAGCGCCAATTTACCCAATCGATGACGAACTGGATTTTTGAAAATGCCACTCAAGACGCAGCACGCTCGGACAGGGTTGATGGCTTGCCGGAGCGTTGCTCCAGCGCCCTGGTCGGGGCGCATGGCTGGGCCATACATACCCAACAGAACATTGAGCGTATGGCTGATGCCTGGTACAGCGTACACGGACGTCCCGCCGTTTGGGCCAAACACAGCGGTGCTGTTCTCGCCAGGCCGACCATAGCGGGACGGCGGGCGAGTCAGGGCCTTCGCCGCAGGCAGGATGCCGGGGCGGGAAGCAAGGGGCGTGCTGTTCGAGCAGGGTGCTTGTGATTCGTCCAGTGGACGAATCACCCTGCGAGTTCACGCCCCGCCCACCCCGGTATCCTGACCAGGGGACCCGCGCGCAGCGCGGGCGAAGGACACAGCCCAGCCGGCCCGCTATGGTCGGCCTGGCGAGAACCCGAGGTTCTGTCCGCTTGTCCCAAACGACCCGCCCACTACGAAGAAAAACGACGGCTTTCTGCCACTTGAGCCAAAAGCAACAGTGCTGCTCGTGTAAAGCAGCCCCCCCTACACCACGTGCTGCAAAAAGTCCTTGAGCCGCTGGCTGGGCGGATTGATCAGCAATTCGGCCGGAGGGCCGTCGTGGGCGACTTTGCCCTGATCAATGAACAGCAGACGACTGCCCACACGCCGAGCAAAATCCATCTCGTGGGTCACGACCACCATGGTCATGCCCTCTTCAGCCAGCAGTTGCATGACCTTTAATACTTCCTGACGCAGCTCCGGGTCCAGAGCGGACGTTGGCTCGTCAAACAGCATCAACTTAGGCTTGATCGCCAGGGCGCGCGCAATCGCTACTCGTTGCTGTTGCCCGCCGGACAGTTCGCTGGGGTAGTGGTCCACGCGCTCGGCCAACCCTACTTTAGCCAACAGGTCCAGCGCCAGTACGCGCGCATCGGCACGTCCGCTTCCACGAGTGTGGATGGGGCCGAACATGACGTTCTCCAACGCCGTCATCTGTGGAAACAAATTGAACTGCTGAAACACCATGCCGGCTTCGCGGCGCAGTTCACGTACCTGTGCAGGCGTGCCATTGACACTCAGACCATTGACCACAATGTCGCCGGACTGGATGTCCTCCAGTTTGTTGATGCAGCGCAGAAAGGTCGACTTACCCGACCCCGACGGCCCAACCACCACAACCACTTCGCCTTTTTCCATGCTCAGGCTGATATCGTCCAGCACCGTGTTGGGGCCAAAGCGTTTGGTCACATTCTTGAACTCGACAATGCTCATACTATCCTCATGCGGTGCTCGATAAACTTCAGCGTCAGGGCGATCAGGCCGGTCAGAATCAGATAAATGACCGCCACGGCTCCCCAGATCTCGACCGAACGAAAGTTATTGGCAATGATTTCCTGTCCCTGACGGGTCAGTTCGGCCACCCCGATCACGATGAACAGCGAAGAGTCCTTCAGGCTGATGATGCACTGATTGCCCATAGCGGGAATCATCCGGCGAAACGCCACCGGGCCGATGATGTGAATCAGGATTTTGTGAAACGGCAACCCCATCGCCTCGCCCGCTTCCTTTAACCCTTTGGAGACCGACAATAAGGCACCACGAACAATCTCGGAAATATACGCGCCCGAATTGATCATGAGTGTAAAGATCGCCGCCGTCAGACCATCAATCCTGATGCCCGCCAGCATGGGCAAGGCAAAATAAATAAACATGACCTGCACCACAATCGGCGTGCCGCGTATGACCAGCACATAGACTTGGCACAGGAACGACAGCACGACCATCAGGTGCGCCCGGAAACGGGCCAGCAAGGCCAACACGATCAGCACCTGCAAAACAGTCCATGCCCAATCCGGCACGCCGCCAAACCAATTACCCGCCATCCAGGACGCTCCTTGCGCCGCCAAGGCGAAGGCGATCAACCCCAGCACAGCCAGCACGGCATTGCGCAGGCTCACCGGTACGCGCACATACGTGGTGATGACTCCCGCCAGAAAACCCAGTACGGCCCCGCCCACCAACCCCAGCAGGGTGATGAACAGCGTCATTTTTGTCCCTTCCAGGAGGCTGGGCATAGCCCCCCAGATCGCGTCCCATTGAAAATTCACGATGCTACCTTTGCATTACGTAACACGCCGCACGAGGCGGCGAAAAAAAAAGCGGTGATCCGCGACTGGCACGAGATCACCGCTTTGGACAGCTCCCGGCCTGACTTAGTCAGGCTGCTTGCCAAACCACTTTTCGTAGATCTTGTCGTACGTGCCATCCGCCTTAATGTCTTTCAGAGCCTGATTGACAACAGGCACCAGTTCGCTGCCTTTAGGGAAGCCGATACCGTAGAAGTCGCCGCTCTTGACAGCACCAGTGACTTTCACACGATCCTTGCCGCCTGTCTGGGCGTAGTACTGCACATTGGGCGTATCGTGCACAACGGCATCCACACGGCCGGTAGCCAGTTCCAGGAAGGCGTTATCAATATTGGGAAACAGCTTGAGCTTGGCCGAAGGCACCGAGCGCTGCATGTAATCCACCGTTGCGGTGCCGATCTTCACGGCGACCGTCTTGTTCTCCAGGTCCTTGGCCGACTTGATGTCTTTATTGTCCATATTGACCAGAATGGCCAGACCGCTTTCGTAGTAGGGATCGGAAAAGTCGATGACTTGCTTGCGGTCATCGCGAATCGTGATGCCTGCCAGAGCGGCATCGATATTGCGTGTCTGCAGGCCGGGAATAATGCCATTGAAATCCATAGGCTGCAGCTTGTAGTTCAAGTTTGCTTTCTTGGCCACGGCATCCCACAGATCAATATCGAAACCCGTGTACTTGCCATTTTGCTTGAACTCGAACGGCACAAAGGCGGTGTCGGTCGCCACGACCAGCTCTTTGCCCTGCTGCGCCAAGGCTTGTCCAGCGGGCAAGGCCAAGGCCAATGTCAGGCCGGCCATCAGTGTCTTCATTTTCTTATTGAACATCTACAACTCCTCTCTAGGTTCCGGCCTGCAACAGGCCGGTTCGATGATTCCGCCTGAATCGACATCGGGCTCGTGGCCTGCGTCGACGTAAAGCTATCGTACCCGAAGCGGCCCTGCGCATCGCATTCCGGTGCCCTAAAAAAAGAAAAACCTCGGGAAATCCCGAGGTTTTACTGTTCAAACAAAGACCATCAGAATGCCGGCACAATCGCACCCTTGTACTTGTCGGCGATGAATGCTTTGACATCTTCGCCATGCAGCGCCTTAACCAGCTTGGCAACCCGCGCATCATCTTTGTTCTTGGCTGCGACGGCGATCAGATTGGCGTATGGCGAATCGGCACCTTCGATCACCAGCGCATCTTTAGTAGGATTCAAACCGGCTTCCAGAGCGTAATTGGTGTTGATCAAGGCCAGATCCACGTCCGCCAGCACGCGCGGCAAGGTCGCGGCTTCCAGTTCCTTGAATTTCAGCTTCTTGGGATTCTGGGCAATGTCGCGCGCCGTGGCCTGAATGTCGGCAGGGTCCTTGAGCGTGATCACGCCGGCTTTTTGCAGCAGCAACAGGGCCCGTGCGCCATTGGATGGGTCGTTAGGAATAGCGACCAACGCCCCTTCTTTCAACTCGTCCAGGCTCTTGATTTTCTTGGAATAGGCACCGAAAGGCTCCACATGCACCAGGCCGACGGACACCAGGTCGGTCTTGTGCTGCGCGTTGAACGAATCCAGGTAAGGTTTGTGCTGGAAGAAGTTGGCATCGATATGACCGTCAGCCACTTGCTGGTTAGGCTGCACATAGTCGGTAAACACCTTGATGTCCAGCTCTACGCCTTCCTTGGCCAAGGCTGGCTTCACAAATTCCAGCAGTTCGGCATGGGGCACGGGCGTCGCGGCAATGGACAATTTGTCGGCGGCATGGGCTGTGGAGGCAAACAGTGCCGATACGGACAGTGCCAGAACAGGTACGAATTTCTTCAAAGACATGTAAGACTCCAATCACAGTAAAAAAACCGCGCCGCGCCCTTGGCCCACCCCCTCCAAAGAAGGTGTGTGCCTTAGAGGCAGCCCGGCGAAAACACACACATCCACGCTGCGCCGCCCGTTCGCCGTCCCTACCGGGAGGGCCTGTTTGGCCTTGCAGCAGCCTGGTTTTACTTTCGACTCAGCCTGGCCACCAGAGCATCGCCGAATACTTGCAAAAGCTGCACCAACACCACCAGAATCGCTACGGTCACGACCATAACGTCGGTTTGATAGCGTTGATACCCAAAGCGCAAAGCCAGATCACCCAGGCCGCCGCCGCCGATCACCCCGGACATGGCCGAGTAGCCAACCAGCGCAATCGCAGTGACGATAGTTGCCGCCACGATCCCTGTCGTGGCCTCGGGCAGCAAGGCCCACAGCACCGTCTGCCGGGAGTTGGCCCCCATGGCGCGGCAGGCTTCATTGACGCCTGGGTCCAGTTCGCGCAGTACATTCTCCACCAAGCGAGCAAAGAAAGGCGCGGCACTGAGCACCAACGGCGGAATCGCGCCCTGCACCCCCAAAGACGTGCCCGCCAACAAACGGGTAAGCGGAATCATGACGATCAGCAAGATCAAAAACGGCACTGAACGCAATACATTCACGACCAGAGACAAGGTCTGGTAGATCCAGCTATTGTCCAGCATCTGCTTGCGGCTGGTCAGAAAAAGCAGCACGCCCAAAGGCAATCCGATGATGACGGTAAAGACCAAAGACATGCCCGTCATCAGCAACGTATCGATGGTCGCCTCGCCGATCAGCGCCCAATCCAAATTGGAAAAATTCATGGTCGCAGCACCTCGGATTCGATATTCAATTCTGCCAATAAGGCGTGCAGTCTGTCCTGCGAAGCCCCATCGCCTTCCACTGCCACCACCAACTGCCCGTATGGTTCGTCCTTAATGCGGCTGACCGATCCTTGCAAAATGCTGACATCCAGGCCCAGTTCGCGCGTAACTCTGCTTAGCAAAGGCTGCGTAGTGGCGGCACCGCGAAAGCTCAAACGCAACAAACGCCCGCCCACGCTGCCCGCCAGATCCTGCCAACCATCGGCATCCACGCCGCTTTCGCTCAGCAAAGACTGGGTCGTGACATGCCCAGGATGCAGGAACACATCCAGCACCTCGCCCATTTCTACGATCTGGCCAGCGTCGATGACCGCCACACGATCGCAGACCGAACGGATGACATCCATGCCATGGGTGATCAACACAATCGTCAGCCCCAATTCCTGGTTGATCTCGCGCAGCAGACGCAAAATCGATTGGGTGGTTTCCGGGTCCAACGCCGAGGTCGCCTCGTCGCACAACAAAAGCTGCGGCCGATTGGCCAAAGCACGCGCAATACCGACGCGTTGCTGCTGCCCGCCCGAGAGCTGACGGGGATACTTATGGGCATGATCCTGCAGCCCGACCAGATGCAGCACCTCCAGCGCGCGCTGCTGACGCTGGGCGCGCGGCACCCCGGCCAGGCGCAAGGGAAAGCAGACATTGTCCAGAACCGTGCGCGAATGCAGGAGATTGAAATGTTGAAACACCATACCCACGCCCTGACGAAAAGCGCGCAGTTGGGCATCGGAAAAACGGGTTATGTCCTGGTCCTGCACCCATACCTGACCGGTACTGGGTTGCTCCAGCAAATTCAGCATGCGGATCAGCGTGCTTTTACCCGCTCCAGAGCGACCAATAATGCCGAAAACCTCGCCTTGGCGAATCTGCAAGGAGATATCGCGCAAAGCGTGAACCGTCCTGCCCGCCGACGTATAGGTTTTGGAAATGTTTTCGAGACGAATCAAAGTGGGCTCAGCCTAAATACATTAGTCAGTCGAGTTATAAGCGCCTGACCTGAGAGCGAAATTTACCATAAAGCAAATCCGGCATAGGCAGATGCATATAGCGAAAGGAAATATGAAAACAGATTGATACCGGCCACGTATGGCAATGGTTCTGTCTCTGCTCCAACCCGACTCGGCTTTAGGCGGCACAAAATAAACACGCAAAGAAAAAGGCCGCTGAAAGCGGCCTTGTTTCTGTTTTCAGCTAAAGTGGTGGGTCGTGCGCGACTCGAACGCGCGACCAACGGATTAAAAGTCCGCTGCTCTACCGACTGAGCTAACGACCCCCGACTGAAAGATAGAATTATTGCACGGATAATTTGTACCTGTCAAGCATTCGATGCGCTATTTTCTGAAAAAAGATCGCTATGCGCCCAAACCCCGCTCTTTGCCGTGCTTTCGGTCACACTCACACACCAGGCCCCACATAAAAAAACCGCCCCGAGCAGGCGCAAGGCCTGGCAGGGCGGCTGAACAGTCTGTAGCTGTTGTAACGTGGCGCTCAACGTGCCCGGGAAATGCGTACTTCGGCCCCCCGGCGTTTTACTTCCAGGCCCTCGGATGGCAGGATTTTCAGCCCTTCCAACCCCTTGATATAGCTGGAGCCCTGCATCTGCATGACACGGATCTTGTTGCGCATGACCACCGGGCTGTGCTCGGGCATGCCAAACATCCAGACCTCGTCCAGCAGACGCGCCGAGTTGAACTCGGACGTATGGCCTACCACCGGCCCCAGGCACAACATGTGGCCTTCGCGGCCAAAGACCGGCAAACGGTCCAGGCCGGCCTTGACCTGCAAAGTCGTACCACCTTCGTAACGCCACCCGGTGCTCAAATCCCACCATGCCTCGCCCGCCGGCAAATACACTTGGACGTCCTCGCCCGGCTGCATAATGGGCGCTACCAACAAGGCCGGGCCCAGCAAATACTGGGTATCCCAGAGTCGGGCCTGCTCATCGGCCGGAAACGCCTGAGCCATAGAACGCTGCACCGGCAGGCCGGTGCGCACCGCATCCTCGATAATGCCCAGCACATAGGGCACCAGGCGAAAGCGCCACTCCATCCAGTGGCGAACCAGCGCCTGGGTCGCCTCGTCAAAAGCGTCCGGGCGCAGCGCCGCCACACCTTGCAGGCTGAAGTTAGCCGAAAA encodes:
- a CDS encoding aminoglycoside phosphotransferase family protein, giving the protein MSVPFPSTADQRLQQAIAWLTPLKDRHGLQLDTLQPASSDASFRRYFRLQAADRSLILMDAPPATEDCGPFLHVTQLLAPTGIHVPDIIAVDREHGFMLLSDLGQDNFYHALQAPMEQQALDQLYRNTLLTLVKMQQADITGLPPYDEARLLEELQVFPEWYVQRYRQIELSDKEKTMLTVTFNELAKANVQSATVLVHRDFHSPNLMMPLPGQSEPGVIDYQDALAGPITYDIASLVMDARHTWPEEQQLDWAIRYWQAAVEAGLDVPADFAVFHQQYEWMSLQRNLRILGVFARLSLRDGKHHYLDHMPRLLQYVHQVASRYQTFSGLLRLLNRLEGRQTILGMTV
- the murU gene encoding N-acetylmuramate alpha-1-phosphate uridylyltransferase MurU; protein product: MRAMILAAGRGERMRPLTDTCPKPLIPAGGQPLIVWHLQALARAGIHEVIINHAWLGTQIESALGNGSQWGLRLSYSPENVALETAGGIAQALDFFQDQPFLVLNGDVWSDWDPAQAHAMAERLRQGPEQAWLVLTPNPPHHPEGDFGMQAGQTLLCPKDAPGARSATLSGLGVYKPELFAQVPKGQAAKSAPLLHAAIARGLVLGSLHQGFWMDVGTPERLQVLNQHLESLPGSR
- a CDS encoding DUF6776 family protein — translated: MLGSSKRAVFKPTAYGSSRRKRRVPRWLVLLLTGIALGAGGLLFLQKSYGPPRLTVEQSEQLHYDLNSANVDKQRLQGQLNQVTRDLEDTRQKEGSLDSRVATLQTQVDKLEKDIALFADAMPPDPRGTSPGIRSAEFTVSDGQLRHFVLIMQDKGKDTTFKGTMEMVAAGRYSNGRSGSIDLPSTTFDVERYAYINGQSELPAGFTPRQITIRIKAEGSERVSATRTIFVSR
- the glnQ gene encoding glutamine ABC transporter ATP-binding protein GlnQ, producing the protein MSIVEFKNVTKRFGPNTVLDDISLSMEKGEVVVVVGPSGSGKSTFLRCINKLEDIQSGDIVVNGLSVNGTPAQVRELRREAGMVFQQFNLFPQMTALENVMFGPIHTRGSGRADARVLALDLLAKVGLAERVDHYPSELSGGQQQRVAIARALAIKPKLMLFDEPTSALDPELRQEVLKVMQLLAEEGMTMVVVTHEMDFARRVGSRLLFIDQGKVAHDGPPAELLINPPSQRLKDFLQHVV
- a CDS encoding ABC transporter permease subunit (The N-terminal region of this protein, as described by TIGR01726, is a three transmembrane segment that identifies a subfamily of ABC transporter permease subunits, which specificities that include histidine, arginine, glutamine, glutamate, L-cystine (sic), the opines (in Agrobacterium) octopine and nopaline, etc.), with amino-acid sequence MTLFITLLGLVGGAVLGFLAGVITTYVRVPVSLRNAVLAVLGLIAFALAAQGASWMAGNWFGGVPDWAWTVLQVLIVLALLARFRAHLMVVLSFLCQVYVLVIRGTPIVVQVMFIYFALPMLAGIRIDGLTAAIFTLMINSGAYISEIVRGALLSVSKGLKEAGEAMGLPFHKILIHIIGPVAFRRMIPAMGNQCIISLKDSSLFIVIGVAELTRQGQEIIANNFRSVEIWGAVAVIYLILTGLIALTLKFIEHRMRIV
- the glnH gene encoding glutamine ABC transporter substrate-binding protein GlnH, which encodes MAGLTLALALPAGQALAQQGKELVVATDTAFVPFEFKQNGKYTGFDIDLWDAVAKKANLNYKLQPMDFNGIIPGLQTRNIDAALAGITIRDDRKQVIDFSDPYYESGLAILVNMDNKDIKSAKDLENKTVAVKIGTATVDYMQRSVPSAKLKLFPNIDNAFLELATGRVDAVVHDTPNVQYYAQTGGKDRVKVTGAVKSGDFYGIGFPKGSELVPVVNQALKDIKADGTYDKIYEKWFGKQPD
- a CDS encoding MetQ/NlpA family ABC transporter substrate-binding protein yields the protein MSLKKFVPVLALSVSALFASTAHAADKLSIAATPVPHAELLEFVKPALAKEGVELDIKVFTDYVQPNQQVADGHIDANFFQHKPYLDSFNAQHKTDLVSVGLVHVEPFGAYSKKIKSLDELKEGALVAIPNDPSNGARALLLLQKAGVITLKDPADIQATARDIAQNPKKLKFKELEAATLPRVLADVDLALINTNYALEAGLNPTKDALVIEGADSPYANLIAVAAKNKDDARVAKLVKALHGEDVKAFIADKYKGAIVPAF
- a CDS encoding methionine ABC transporter permease, translated to MNFSNLDWALIGEATIDTLLMTGMSLVFTVIIGLPLGVLLFLTSRKQMLDNSWIYQTLSLVVNVLRSVPFLILLIVMIPLTRLLAGTSLGVQGAIPPLVLSAAPFFARLVENVLRELDPGVNEACRAMGANSRQTVLWALLPEATTGIVAATIVTAIALVGYSAMSGVIGGGGLGDLALRFGYQRYQTDVMVVTVAILVVLVQLLQVFGDALVARLSRK
- a CDS encoding methionine ABC transporter ATP-binding protein, which gives rise to MIRLENISKTYTSAGRTVHALRDISLQIRQGEVFGIIGRSGAGKSTLIRMLNLLEQPSTGQVWVQDQDITRFSDAQLRAFRQGVGMVFQHFNLLHSRTVLDNVCFPLRLAGVPRAQRQQRALEVLHLVGLQDHAHKYPRQLSGGQQQRVGIARALANRPQLLLCDEATSALDPETTQSILRLLREINQELGLTIVLITHGMDVIRSVCDRVAVIDAGQIVEMGEVLDVFLHPGHVTTQSLLSESGVDADGWQDLAGSVGGRLLRLSFRGAATTQPLLSRVTRELGLDVSILQGSVSRIKDEPYGQLVVAVEGDGASQDRLHALLAELNIESEVLRP